Proteins from a single region of Bdellovibrio bacteriovorus HD100:
- a CDS encoding uroporphyrinogen decarboxylase, with the protein MNTLFHNALKRTPQAVPPIWFMRQAGRYHKHYQGMRANHSFDQLCKRAELAAEVARGPVAEFDFDVSILFSDILYPLEALGMGLEYTDHGPQLGFKLTPETIGTLGGVEEAVKFMHFQKEAVQATRAVLPSNKSLIGFVGGPWTLFVYAVEGSHAGSLIQSKKLAPMFPQFLEKMYPLLKENIRLQLEGGVEIVMIFDTAAGEVSPLFFQEWIQPVLARLSQDYPGKIGYYSKGTQAVFFNDAFKALPWAGQGFDHRNYLPDCFNIQNKGFVQGNFDQSLLFMDEADFKKAMHTYLAPMKNMSKEQRAGWVSGLGHGVLPKTPEKNVKLFVDTVREVLS; encoded by the coding sequence ATGAACACTTTATTCCACAACGCACTTAAAAGAACTCCTCAGGCTGTTCCACCCATCTGGTTCATGCGCCAGGCGGGCCGCTATCACAAACACTATCAGGGCATGCGCGCCAATCATTCTTTTGACCAGCTTTGCAAACGCGCGGAGCTGGCGGCGGAAGTCGCCCGTGGCCCGGTAGCCGAATTTGATTTCGACGTTTCCATCCTTTTCAGCGATATTTTGTATCCGCTGGAAGCTCTGGGCATGGGCTTGGAATACACCGATCACGGCCCGCAACTGGGTTTCAAACTGACTCCGGAAACCATCGGCACGTTGGGTGGTGTGGAAGAAGCAGTTAAGTTTATGCACTTCCAGAAAGAAGCCGTGCAAGCGACTCGCGCGGTTCTGCCTTCCAATAAAAGTCTGATTGGCTTTGTGGGCGGTCCTTGGACCTTGTTCGTTTACGCAGTGGAAGGATCCCACGCAGGTTCTTTGATCCAGTCCAAGAAACTGGCTCCGATGTTCCCGCAGTTCCTGGAAAAGATGTACCCGCTGCTCAAAGAAAACATCCGCCTGCAACTGGAAGGTGGCGTTGAGATCGTGATGATCTTCGACACCGCTGCCGGCGAAGTTTCACCTCTGTTCTTCCAGGAATGGATCCAGCCGGTATTGGCCCGTCTGTCTCAGGACTATCCGGGCAAGATCGGTTACTATTCCAAAGGCACCCAGGCGGTGTTCTTCAATGACGCCTTCAAGGCACTGCCATGGGCAGGTCAGGGCTTCGACCACAGAAATTATCTTCCGGATTGCTTCAACATCCAGAACAAAGGCTTCGTTCAGGGCAACTTCGACCAAAGCTTGCTGTTCATGGATGAGGCTGACTTCAAAAAGGCGATGCACACCTACCTTGCGCCAATGAAGAACATGAGCAAAGAACAGCGCGCCGGCTGGGTCAGCGGCCTGGGCCATGGTGTTTTGCCGAAAACTCCTGAAAAGAATGTAAAACTGTTCGTAGATACTGTCCGTGAGGTGCTGTCATGA
- the hemN gene encoding oxygen-independent coproporphyrinogen III oxidase, translating into MMKDLLAKYDVPVPRYTSYPTVPYWETNPTTDQWVQHLRATLKEGTGGWSLYLHIPFCESLCTFCGCNNIITKDHKRETPYVDMVLKEWQLYLDQVPELLEKPLKHIHLGGGTPTFLSAEALTQLLKPILSRVKIDTHDFEGSIEVDPRRTNAAQLKALRELGFNRVSMGVQDFHPEVQRLVNRIQPLEITQKLTQDARDMGYTSVNFDLIYGLARQTPESITETAKATVALRPDRIALYSFALVPWIKPAQRLFKDEDLPKASEKRRLYEIARGILIEGGYVEVGMDHFALPTDNLCIAMNEKRLHRNFMGYTDQRTDVLLGMGVSSISETPYSFHQNEKVLPLYEAALNEGRLPTLRGHILTEEDKVRREQILNLMTNFEVPFVSEAQENQSKEFLAEMIKDELVEIKDHKLMVNEAGRPFLRNACAFFDERLKTKQPQTKIFSQSI; encoded by the coding sequence ATGATGAAAGATCTGCTGGCTAAATACGACGTACCGGTTCCCCGTTACACTTCCTATCCGACCGTGCCTTACTGGGAAACCAATCCCACCACGGATCAGTGGGTGCAGCATCTGCGCGCCACTTTGAAAGAAGGCACTGGCGGCTGGTCCCTGTACCTGCATATTCCTTTCTGCGAAAGTCTTTGTACTTTCTGCGGTTGCAACAACATCATCACCAAAGACCACAAGCGTGAAACACCGTACGTGGATATGGTTTTGAAAGAATGGCAGCTGTATCTGGATCAGGTTCCCGAGCTTTTGGAAAAACCGCTGAAACACATCCACTTGGGTGGCGGCACACCGACGTTCCTGTCGGCGGAGGCTTTGACCCAGTTGCTGAAACCGATTCTTTCCCGCGTAAAAATCGATACCCATGATTTTGAAGGTTCCATCGAAGTGGATCCTCGCCGCACCAATGCGGCTCAGTTGAAAGCTTTGCGAGAGCTGGGCTTCAACCGTGTCAGCATGGGTGTTCAGGATTTCCATCCCGAAGTGCAGCGTCTGGTAAACCGTATTCAGCCTTTGGAAATCACCCAGAAGCTGACTCAGGACGCGCGCGACATGGGTTATACATCCGTGAACTTTGACTTGATCTATGGATTGGCTCGCCAGACCCCGGAATCCATCACAGAAACGGCAAAGGCAACCGTGGCTTTGCGCCCGGATCGTATTGCTTTGTACAGCTTTGCCCTGGTTCCTTGGATCAAGCCGGCGCAGCGTCTGTTTAAGGACGAGGACCTGCCAAAGGCTTCTGAAAAACGCAGACTGTATGAAATCGCCCGTGGCATCCTGATCGAAGGTGGTTACGTGGAAGTGGGCATGGATCATTTTGCCCTTCCAACCGACAACCTTTGCATTGCGATGAATGAAAAACGCCTGCACAGAAACTTTATGGGTTACACCGATCAGCGCACGGATGTATTGCTGGGCATGGGTGTGTCTTCGATCTCTGAAACTCCTTACAGCTTCCATCAAAACGAAAAAGTTCTTCCGCTTTATGAAGCGGCTTTGAACGAAGGCCGCCTGCCAACTTTGCGCGGGCACATTTTGACTGAGGAAGACAAAGTCCGTCGTGAGCAGATCTTGAATCTGATGACGAACTTTGAAGTGCCATTCGTCAGTGAGGCGCAGGAAAACCAATCCAAGGAATTCCTGGCTGAAATGATCAAGGACGAACTGGTTGAGATCAAGGACCACAAGCTGATGGTGAACGAAGCCGGACGCCCATTCCTGAGAAATGCCTGTGCATTTTTCGATGAGCGCTTGAAAACCAAACAACCACAGACCAAAATCTTCTCTCAATCCATATGA
- a CDS encoding protoporphyrinogen/coproporphyrinogen oxidase, whose amino-acid sequence MKTVHVIGAGFAGLTVSLRLAQKGFQVELYESSDRVGGLLGTDQTPYGIAERAANALIRTEKAEGLFSELGLTPSFPLESSKKRFLFRNSPKAWPLTFLETLTLIGRVLPRVLIGGKKVLRPQAGETLLNWGERRIGKAPTRFLLGPAMQGIYGNEITHLSASLILGPLFSGAKRSKYKGLLTGPGGMQDLVDHLQTRLQELGVKIHLNSNVNLASLEGPVVLATSAKAASVLLAEKHPEFSKVLSKIQMSSLMSVTLFFTKAQEEFKGFGCLIPRGFDLKALGVLMNSYIFKDRDKTYNETWILGGQQEEALLDLPDNEILKLLADERFRILGQKDTLLDYRINRWKKALPFYDLNLENALADLAEVPEPAGFYLHGNYLSGIGLSKILERSDWIAEKIASEHG is encoded by the coding sequence ATGAAAACAGTGCATGTAATCGGCGCGGGCTTTGCGGGACTGACAGTGTCCCTGAGGCTCGCCCAAAAAGGCTTTCAGGTAGAACTTTATGAATCCTCGGACCGTGTCGGGGGATTGCTGGGTACTGACCAGACACCTTATGGCATCGCCGAACGTGCCGCCAACGCCCTGATTCGCACCGAAAAAGCCGAAGGCCTTTTCAGCGAACTGGGGCTGACTCCCAGTTTTCCCCTGGAGTCCTCTAAAAAACGTTTCCTTTTCCGCAATTCACCGAAGGCATGGCCGCTGACCTTCCTGGAGACACTGACCCTGATCGGCCGTGTGCTTCCCCGTGTTTTGATCGGCGGAAAAAAAGTCCTGCGCCCTCAGGCCGGAGAAACCCTTCTGAACTGGGGCGAGCGCAGAATCGGCAAAGCTCCGACAAGATTTCTGCTGGGCCCTGCGATGCAGGGAATTTACGGCAATGAGATCACCCATCTTAGCGCCAGTTTGATTCTGGGTCCGCTCTTTTCCGGTGCCAAGCGCAGCAAATACAAAGGTCTTCTGACCGGCCCCGGCGGAATGCAGGACCTGGTGGACCATCTGCAAACCCGACTGCAGGAATTGGGTGTAAAGATTCACCTGAATTCCAATGTGAACCTGGCCTCTCTTGAAGGGCCGGTGGTTCTTGCGACCTCTGCAAAGGCCGCAAGCGTGCTGCTGGCGGAAAAACATCCTGAATTTTCCAAAGTTCTTTCCAAAATTCAGATGTCTTCACTGATGAGTGTGACCTTGTTCTTCACCAAGGCTCAGGAAGAATTCAAAGGTTTTGGCTGCCTGATACCACGCGGATTTGATCTGAAGGCCCTGGGGGTTCTGATGAATTCCTATATCTTCAAGGACCGCGACAAAACCTACAATGAAACATGGATTCTGGGCGGTCAGCAGGAAGAGGCGTTACTGGATCTTCCTGACAACGAAATTCTGAAACTGCTGGCCGACGAACGCTTCCGCATTCTGGGCCAGAAAGACACCCTGCTGGATTACCGTATCAACCGCTGGAAAAAGGCTTTGCCATTTTATGATCTTAATCTGGAAAACGCCCTGGCGGACCTGGCGGAAGTGCCCGAGCCAGCAGGCTTCTATCTGCATGGAAATTATCTAAGCGGTATTGGATTAAGCAAAATTCTGGAACGCAGCGATTGGATCGCCGAAAAGATTGCGAGTGAACATGGGTAA
- the hemH gene encoding ferrochelatase, with the protein MGKKGLLLINIGSPKSYQVNDVKKYLSEFLMDEDVITLPYVLRWPLVNLLIVPRRAPFSAENYKKVWMKEGSPIAVYTRRFAALLQEELKDQFVVKVGLQYSEPSVESALKDLQQAGVDEILVAPMFPQYAEATNGSSFKLAERMAKKLHLTAPLRRLPAFFDDASFVGTSVKLVEETLQDKEVDHYLFSFHGLPESHVRKIPGCLTTEDCCFEKNACAKNCYRAQCFATATAIAESLNLAPSHWSVAFQSRLGRAEWLKPATDHSLEVLAKTGKKNIAVICPSFVADCIETLEEIGIGGQETFHEHGGDQYYLVPCVNDNPKWVQGFADLVKSI; encoded by the coding sequence ATGGGTAAAAAAGGTCTGTTGCTGATCAATATTGGCAGCCCGAAGTCCTATCAAGTCAACGATGTGAAAAAGTACCTCAGTGAATTCCTGATGGATGAAGATGTCATCACTCTTCCCTATGTTTTGCGCTGGCCGCTGGTTAATCTTTTGATTGTTCCCCGCCGCGCGCCGTTTTCAGCGGAAAACTACAAAAAAGTCTGGATGAAAGAAGGCTCTCCGATCGCGGTTTACACCCGCCGATTTGCCGCGCTTTTACAGGAAGAATTGAAAGACCAGTTCGTGGTCAAAGTCGGCTTGCAGTACAGCGAGCCTTCCGTAGAGTCCGCCCTTAAAGACCTGCAACAAGCCGGTGTCGACGAGATTCTGGTGGCCCCGATGTTCCCGCAGTATGCCGAAGCCACCAATGGCAGCTCATTCAAGCTGGCCGAGCGCATGGCGAAGAAACTTCACCTGACCGCACCGCTTCGCCGCCTGCCTGCATTCTTTGACGACGCCTCTTTCGTCGGGACCTCTGTGAAGCTGGTCGAAGAAACCCTGCAGGACAAAGAAGTCGATCACTATCTGTTTTCATTCCACGGTCTGCCTGAAAGCCACGTGCGCAAGATCCCTGGCTGCCTGACCACCGAAGACTGCTGTTTTGAGAAAAACGCCTGCGCCAAGAACTGCTATCGTGCCCAGTGCTTTGCCACTGCGACGGCGATTGCTGAATCTCTCAATCTGGCTCCAAGTCACTGGAGTGTCGCCTTCCAGTCCCGTCTGGGGCGTGCAGAATGGCTGAAACCAGCAACAGATCACAGCCTGGAAGTGCTGGCCAAAACCGGCAAAAAGAATATCGCCGTGATCTGCCCGTCTTTTGTGGCTGATTGTATTGAGACCCTGGAAGAAATCGGCATCGGCGGGCAAGAGACCTTCCACGAACACGGCGGTGACCAGTATTATCTGGTCCCTTGCGTGAACGACAACCCGAAGTGGGTTCAGGGCTTTGCCGATCTGGTGAAAAGCATCTAA
- a CDS encoding LrgB family protein, whose amino-acid sequence MIELGALIMTLGFYLASRRISAWGKDNPLLSPPVISMFAIIAVLLIAKIPYREYFQAVRPIHFMLGPATVALALPLYNQLDRLRRVLVPLMVALVIGSAVGILSAVFIGAFMGLPHEVLLSLTPKSVTTPIAMGIAEKIGGAPSLATVFVMITGIVGALVATTVMKLVRVKDPVVKGFAMGLAAHGLGTVRAFQIGEMAGAFAGLAMALNGLMTAIIVPLILSLIP is encoded by the coding sequence CTGGGGTTTTATCTGGCCTCCCGACGCATCAGTGCGTGGGGAAAGGACAATCCTTTGTTAAGTCCGCCGGTTATTTCCATGTTTGCGATCATCGCGGTTTTGCTGATTGCTAAAATTCCCTATCGTGAATACTTCCAGGCGGTCCGACCGATTCATTTCATGCTGGGTCCGGCAACGGTGGCTTTGGCTTTGCCACTATATAATCAACTGGATCGTTTGCGCCGGGTGCTGGTGCCTTTGATGGTGGCTTTGGTGATTGGCTCGGCCGTGGGAATTTTAAGCGCGGTGTTTATCGGGGCCTTTATGGGGCTTCCGCATGAAGTGCTGTTGTCGCTGACACCGAAATCTGTAACGACTCCGATTGCCATGGGCATCGCCGAAAAAATCGGGGGAGCTCCTTCTTTGGCGACAGTCTTTGTGATGATCACCGGGATTGTGGGTGCTTTGGTGGCGACCACCGTGATGAAACTGGTGCGGGTGAAAGATCCGGTCGTGAAGGGGTTTGCGATGGGACTTGCGGCCCATGGACTGGGAACAGTCCGGGCCTTTCAGATCGGCGAGATGGCCGGAGCCTTTGCGGGGCTGGCGATGGCGCTCAACGGTTTGATGACCGCCATCATTGTGCCTTTGATACTTTCTTTGATTCCTTAG